A single region of the Brassica rapa cultivar Chiifu-401-42 chromosome A03, CAAS_Brap_v3.01, whole genome shotgun sequence genome encodes:
- the LOC103860048 gene encoding uncharacterized protein LOC103860048 produces MIENKQKVYVLTMLLLVVLLSISQNTKGNANAPLAPMSEEGFLPNPLQCVNDVRKVPNCIDAVKKFQLKIITKECCFVLLKAPEDCLGMLFPVRFIIKIVLHITCRLIGIHG; encoded by the coding sequence ATGATTGAGAACaagcaaaaagtttatgtatTGACTATGTTATTGCTGGTAGTGCTACTATCGATTTCTCAAAATACGAAAGGTAATGCAAATGCTCCGCTTGCTCCAATGTCAGAGGAAGGATTCCTACCAAATCCACTTCAGTGTGTAAACGATGTTAGGAAAGTTCCAAATTGCATAGATGCAGTGAAGAAATTCCAGTTGAAAATTATCACAAAAGAATGTTGCTTTGTTCTACTGAAAGCCCCGGAAGATTGTCTTGGGATGTTATTTCCTGTgcgttttattattaaaattgtgCTTCATATTACATGTAGGCTTATAGGTATACATggttaa
- the LOC103857832 gene encoding probable inactive lysine-specific demethylase JMJ19: MGIEGGNTSSKSGNVDKFLSPPPGFEGCSKSVKVDKLLSPPPGFEGVNRSSKSGNVDKFLSPPPGFEGVNRSSKSGNVDKFLSPPPGFESQARFVLRKVQEKTNGFRPGDADSFQKLVNSRPWIVHDHTTPSSGVLKPTKPQVHPRRLPRVSKKVVLEEAPVFNPTEKEYNDTLSYIASLRDISEPHGICCVVPPPSWDPPCLLGERKIWEGSRFFTQVQIFDGVQTEDPKIKKETDADSDDDDTFHKAKFCRTELGNEYTLETFKNFADSYLESHFRVKEKVLASMYSSPSVDAWPTVADVEKEFRKLLVNPFVELGVLYGNNIDTKTFGSGFPLSGSSESCKYKTSGWNLNNTAKLPGSLLTFDDCESVCVPRLSVGMCLSSQLWKSEKERLYSLCYLHTGAPRVWYSVAGCHRYKFKAFMESFVPKVSGEQSKRSYDSVMAMSPYALHMEGIPVTRCVQNRGQYVILFPGTYYSAVDCGFNCLEIANFATLDWLPHKEIDALQNQEKKRKSLLSYDKVLFGAASEAVKCLKEYSLTKKETSGNMRWFNACGKEGMFSNTVKSRVKKEKSRVQYLSGPLKPQRMKESFDDVSKRACCVCFVDLHLSAVQCSCSADRYSCLSHMKNLCACPYDKKSFLYRYTIDELNILAEALEQRKLSCMFKWGNIDGNYCASPAIRSSQPGGDKGKTTDEVMQDVETGGKEQMKARGKVRSIIEIMNVKEENDNESGPVDPKPLF, encoded by the exons ATGGGCATTGAAGGTGGGAACACAAGTTCGAAATCTGGAAATGTGGACAAGTTCTTGTCACCTCCGCCAGGTTTTGAAGGTTGTTCCAAATCTGTAAAGGTGGACAAGTTGTTGTCACCTCCACCAGGCTTTGAAGGTGTGAACAGAAGTTCGAAATCTGGAAATGTAGACAAGTTCTTGTCACCTCCGCCAGGCTTTGAAGGTGTGAACAGAAGTTCGAAATCTGGAAATGTAGACAAGTTCTTGTCACCTCCGCCAGGTTTTGAGTCTCAAGCAAGGTTTGTGCTTAGGAAGGTACAAGAGAAGACAAATGGATTCCGTCCAGGAGATGCAGATAGTTTCCAGAAGCTTGTTAACAGCCGACCGTGGATTGTGCATGATCATACAACTCCCAGCTCAGGGGTCTTAAAGCCAACGAAACCTCAG GTACATCCAAGACGGCTACCGAGAGTCTCCAAGAAGGTTGTCCTTGAGGAAGCTCCAGTGTTTAACCCAACCGAGAAG GAATACAATGACACACTATCTTACATTGCAAGCTTGCGTGACATATCTGAACCTCATGGAATCTGTTGTGTGGTTCCTCCTCCTTCATGGGATCCTCCATGTCTTCTTGGCGAGAGAAAAATATGGGAGGGATCCAGATTTTTCACTCAAGTCCAGATCTTTGATGGAGTTCAGACCGAGGACCCAAAGATCAAAAAGGAGACTGATGCTgatagtgatgatgatgatacgtTTCACAAGGCTAAGTTCTGTAGAACAGAACTTGGTAATGAGTATACTTTGGAGACGTTCAAGAACTTTGCAGATTCATATTTGGAGAGCCATTTTCGCGTAAAGGAGAAGGTTCTGGCTTCCATGTATTCATCTCCATCCGTAGACGCATGGCCAACGGTGGCAGACGTTGAGAAAGAGTTTAGAAAACTTCTTGTGAATCCATTTGTTGAACTAGGg GTGCTTTATGGGAATAATATAGATACCAAAACGTTTGGCAGTGGATTTCCTTTATCTGGATCATCTGAATCTTGCAAGTACAAAACATCAGGTTGGAATCTGAACAACACAGCGAAGCTTCCTGGCTCTCTTCTAACGTTTGACGACTGTGAATCAGTTTGTGTTCCTCGCTTAAGTGTGGGAATGTGCTTGTCTTCCCAGTTGTGG AAATCTGAGAAGGAGAGACTCTACTCGCTCTGCTATCTGCATACAGGCGCTCCTAGAGTGTGGTATTCTGTTGCAGGGTGTCATCGTTATAAGTTCAAGGCTTTCATGGAGAGCTTTGTCCCTAAGGTGTCAGGAGAACAGTCAAAGAGGAGTTATGATTCT GTGATGGCAATGTCTCCATATGCGTTGCACATGGAAGGTATACCAGTGACCCGGTGTGTCCAGAACCGTGGACAGTATGTTATATTGTTTCCAGGGACGTATTACTCTGCCGTTGACTGTGGCTTTAACTGTCTGGAGATAGCAAATTTCGCTACCCTTGATTGGTTACCCCATAAGGAAATTGATGCTCTGCAGAATCAAGAGAAGAAACGAAAATCGTTATTATCGTATGACAAGGTACTGTTTGGAGCTGCTAGTGAAGCTGTGAAATGCCTTAAGGAATACTCTTTGACCAAGAAGGAAACATCAGGCAATATGAGATGGTTTAATGCTTGTGGTAAGGAGGGGATGTTCTCCAACACTGTTAAG TCACGGGTCAAGAAGGAGAAAAGCAGAGTTCAGTACCTTAGTGGTCCACTAAAACCACAAAGGATGAAGGAGAGTTTTGATGATGTGAGCAAGAGGGCATGCTGTGTATGCTTTGTGGATTTGCATCTTTCCGCTGTGCAGTGTTCATGTTCTGCTGACCGTTACTCGTGTCTGAGCCACATGAAGAATCTCTGTGCCTGTCCGTATGACAAGAAGAGTTTTCTGTATAGGTACACCATCGATGAGCTGAACATTCTTGCAGAGGCGTTGGAACAACGTAAGCTCAGCTGTATGTTCAAATGGGGAAACATAGATGGCAACTATTGTGCTTCTCCTGCCATCAGAAGTTCACAACCTGGTGGGGACAAAGGCAAGACAACAGATGAGGTTATGCAAGATGTTGAAACTGGGGGTAAGGAGCAGATGAAGGCAAGAGGGAAAGTGAGATCGATCATAGAGAtaatgaatgtcaaagaggaaAATGATAATGAGTCAGGGCCTGTGGACCCTAAACCCTTGTTCTAA
- the LOC103857829 gene encoding probable E3 ubiquitin-protein ligase BAH1-like, translating into MKFGETFTEYLRGEEEWFLEKCRHVEYKKLKKVLKKCKTTCNTTRSDGEHINSSATLSDSCQCQSCPWCDEMFFAELMKEVSDIAGFFKSRVRHLLHIHVATGMQRYMMRLRRCFADEKQALVEEGQILIQYITMNAIAIRKILKKYDKVHGSDNGKNFKLKMRAERIELLHSPWLIELGAFYLNSGLDKVGNFKNSFGRVSCENLNEDQPMMKLMLPNTTELEFDLTCAICLETVFNPYALKCGHIFCKACACSAASVMIFQGVKAAPQCSKCPICREVGVYAEAVHMIELHLLLKIRCKEYWKERAMGERSEMVKQSKMFWNEQTIHMIGY; encoded by the exons ATGAAGTTTGGAGAGACGTTTACGGAATATCTACGTGGAGAAGAGGAGTGGTTCCTAGAAAAATGTCGTCATGTTGAATATAAGAAACTCAAGAAAGTGTTAAAGAAATGCAAGACAACATGTAACACCACAAGATCTGATGGTGAACACATCAACTCATCAGCTACTTTGTCTGATTCATGTCAATGCCAGTCTTGCCCTT GGTGTGATGAGATGTTCTTTGCGGAGCTGATGAAGGAAGTTTCTGACATAGCAGGATTCTTTAAGTCAAGAGTTAGGCATCTTCTCCATATTCATGTAGCCACTGGGATGCAAAGATACATGATGCGTCTACGCAGATGCTTCGCGGACGAAAAACAAGCTTTAGTCGAAGAGGGCCAAATCTTGATCCAATACATAACAATGAACGCCATTGCCATCCGTAAAATCCTAAAGAAATATGACAAG GTGCATGGCTCAGACAATGGTAAGAACTTCAAGTTGAAAATGCGAGCAGAGCGTATAGAGCTGTTGCACTCACCTTGGCTCATAGAACTTGGAGCCTTTTATCTTAACTCTGGGCTGGACAAAGTTGGAAACTTTAAGAACTCTTTTGGTCGAGTCTCATGTGAAAATCTCAACGAAGATCAACCAATGATGAAGCTCATGCTGCCTAACACAACAGAGCTCGAGTTTGATCTAACTTGCGCAATCTGCCTG GAAACGGTATTCAATCCCTACGCCTTAAAATGTGGTCACATATTTTGTAAAGCGTGTGCATGCTCGGCTGCTTCTGTAATGATTTTCCAAGGCGTTAAAGCAGCACCACAATGTTCCAAATGTCCCATATGTAGAGAG GTTGGAGTTTATGCGGAAGCAGTTCACATGATCGAGCTCCACCTACTGTTAAAGATACG ATGCAAAGAGTATTGGAAGGAGAGGGCAATGGGGGAACGGTCTGAGATGGTGAAGCAGTCTAAAATGTTTTGGAACGAACAGACGATTCATATGATCGGTTACTAG
- the LOC103857831 gene encoding inorganic phosphate transporter 1-4 codes for MPGDQLQVLNALDVAKTQWYHFTAIVIAGMGFFTDAYDLFCISLVTKLLGRIYYHVPGSKVPGTLPPNVSAAVNGVAFCGTLTGQLFFGWLGDKLGRKKVYGMTLMIMILCSVASGLSFGHKPKSVMATLCFFRFWLGFGIGGDYPLSATIMSEYANKKTRGAFIAAVFAMQGFGIMAGGIFAIIISAVFEAKFPAPTYAEDALRSTVPQADFVWRIILMFGALPAAMTFYSRSKMPETARYTALVAKDAKQAASDMARVLQVEIEAEQGIVEYISNDKSKSYSLFSKEFMKRHGLHLLGTASTWFLLDIAFYSSNLFQKDIFSAIGWIPPAQTMSAIQEVFKIARAQTLIALCSTMPGYWFTVAFIDVIGRFAIQLMGFFFMTVFMFALAIPYDHWTHKENRIGFVVMYSLTFFFANFGPNVTTFVVPAEIFPARFRSTCHGISAASGKLGAIVGAFGFLYLAQSPDKNKTSAGYPPGIGVKNSLIMLGVVSFLGILFTFLVPEAKGKSLEEISGENGDNHENTNNGNRTVPIV; via the coding sequence ATGCCAGGGGATCAGTTACAAGTGTTGAATGCACTTGATGTAGCCAAGACGCAATGGTACCATTTCACGGCGATTGTAATCGCCGGAATGGGATTCTTCACCGACGCTTACGATCTCTTTTGCATCTCTCTCGTTACAAAGCTCCTGGGCCGCATTTACTACCACGTTCCAGGCTCCAAGGTGCCTGGGACTCTCCCTCCCAACGTTTCCGCCGCCGTCAACGGCGTTGCCTTCTGTGGGACCCTCACCGGTCAACTCTTTTTCGGGTGGCTTGGTGATAAGCTCGGGAGGAAGAAAGTTTACGGTATGACGCTGATGATCATGATCCTTTGCTCTGTAGCCTCTGGTCTCTCTTTCGGACACAAGCCAAAATCCGTGATGGCCACGCTATGTTTCTTTAGGTTTTGGCTTGGGTTTGGGATTGGGGGTGACTATCCTTTGTCCGCTACGATCATGTCTGAATACGCTAACAAGAAGACTCGTGGTGCGTTTATCGCTGCGGTTTTTGCCATGCAAGGGTTTGGGATTATGGCTGGTGGCATTTTCGCTATTATTATTTCAGCTGTTTTTGAAGCTAAGTTCCCTGCTCCTACCTATGCGGAAGATGCCTTGCGATCCACGGTACCACAAGCAGATTTTGTATGGCGTATAATCCTGATGTTTGGTGCTCTTCCTGCGGCAATGACGTTTTACTCTAGGTCAAAGATGCCTGAAACCGCGAGATACACAGCTTTGGTTGCTAAAGACGCAAAGCAAGCTGCTTCAGATATGGCTAGGGTTTTGCAAGTGGAGATAGAGGCGGAGCAGGGGATAGTGGAATATATCTCAAATGATAAGTCTAAATCATATTCCTTGTTCTCCAAGGAATTCATGAAACGTCATGGACTTCATTTGCTGGGGACTGCATCAACATGGTTCCTTCTCGACATCGCTTTCTACAGTTCAAACCTTTTCCAGAAAGATATTTTCAGTGCAATTGGCTGGATACCTCCGGCTCAAACCATGAGCGCGATTCAAGAAGTTTTCAAGATCGCACGAGCGCAAACACTCATTGCCTTGTGTAGCACGATGCCTGGTTACTGGTTCACAGTTGCTTTCATCGACGTCATTGGAAGATTTGCTATACAGCTGATGGGATTCTTCTTCATGACGGTCTTTATGTTTGCTCTAGCTATTCCTTACGACCACTGGACTCACAAGGAGAACCGAATTGGATTCGTAGTCATGTACTCGTTAACATTCTTTTTTGCCAACTTTGGACCTAATGTTACAACCTTTGTTGTACCGGCTGAGATATTTCCGGCCCGGTTCAGATCCACATGCCATGGTATCTCTGCAGCATCAGGAAAATTGGGTGCAATTGTTGGTGCTTTTGGGTTTTTGTACTTGGCTCAAAGTCCAGATAAGAACAAGACAAGTGCAGGATATCCTCCAGGGATTGGTGTCAAGAACTCGCTTATCATGTTAGGTGTGGTTAGCTTTTTGGGTATTCTCTTCACTTTCTTGGTGCCTGAAGCTAAAGGTAAGTCGCTTGAAGAAATATCTGGTGAAAATGGAGACAATCATGAGAACACCAACAATGGGAATAGAACGGTCCCAATTGTTTAG